One window of Acropora palmata chromosome 1, jaAcrPala1.3, whole genome shotgun sequence genomic DNA carries:
- the LOC141886139 gene encoding uncharacterized protein LOC141886139 — translation MSTKYLVQVDCIRQVPYSSPEEEKEVIDRPVKTLKSTPTSDDEYDTDLENDFTEDETAEEDNQGKRQYLTACKNLGLIPCTPFLRQVQKSEMNLKHYNLGPLGAEAVAVSLMHNNCIMTLNIADNCIGADGSIYIAKMLTENPFITELDVSQNDLRTQGAYAMSEMLRENNDLLELNLSNNGFEQKGAEPIVEALKENYTLKSLNLSHNNFSELGGQLLGPAIDANVGLECLDLSWNHLRRKGAVSIGYGLKTNCALKSLDLSWNGFADDGAKSVGDALSENNTLTELDISSNRISVVGARWIANGLAHNSTLQILRVGQNPFQTEGAYLILSAVAKNMESAIEELNFDDIPVNAEFEDLLDEMLDEREDLSVLCGTAMRGKDRVKKMKEKVDVLNLLLEYIELRGLRVVDFFRQLDKNNSKKVSKAEFISGVKKMGIPMTRKQLKKLIRILDTDNDGMIEYREMVAIKKDEVFDFYHKKKTFKKDDPLLQSFKEAQKK, via the exons ATGTCAACAAAATATCTTGTCCAAGTGGACTGCATACGACAGGTGCCTTACTCATCACCAGAGGAGGAAAAGGAAGTAATAGACCGACCAGTGAAGACATTAAAATCCACACCGACCAGTGATGACGAGTATGATACAGATTTGGAAAACGATTTCACGGAGGACGAAACCGCCGAGGAGGACAATCAGGGAAAGAGACAGTACCTCACAGCTTGTAAGAACCTCGGTTTGATTCCATGCACGCCGTTCCTACGACAAGTGCAAAAGTCGGAAATGAATCTGAAACACTACAATCTTGGACCGCTGGGAGCTGAGGCTGTGGCCGTGTCACTGATGCACAACAACTGCATTATGACTTTGAACATCGCTGATAACTGCATCGGCGCAGATGGTTCAATTTACATCGCTAAGATGCTGACGGAAAATCCTTTCATTACGGAGTTAGACGTGTCACAGAATGATCTTCGCACGCAAGGAGCGTATGCCATGTCAGAGATGCTAAGAGAAAATAACGATCTGTTGGAATTGAATCTGTCAAACAACGGATTCGAACAGAAAGGCGCAGAGCCCATTGTTGAGGCTCTGAAAGAAAACTATACACTGAAATCGTTGAATCTAAGCCACAACAACTTCAGTGAACTTGGAGGGCAGCTGCTTGGTCCAGCCATCGATGCAAACGTAGGTTTAGAGTGTTTAGACCTGAGCTGGAACCATTTGAGAAGAAAAGGAGCTGTTTCAATTGGATACGGATTGAAAACTAACTGTGCCTTGAAGTCTCTAGACTTGTCTTGGAACGGTTTCGCGGATGACGGCGCAAAATCCGTTGGCGACGCCCTGAGCGAAAACAACACATTAACAGAGCTTGATATTTCAAGCAACCGCATTTCTGTGGTAGGCGCCAGGTGGATAGCAAATGGATTAGCGCACAACTCAACGCTTCAGATTCTACGTGTTGGTCAGAATCCATTTCAAACAGAGGGCGCGTATCTTATTTTGAGCGCCGTAGCAAAGAACATGGAAAGTGCTATCGAAGAGCTCAACTTCGACGATATTCCTGTGAATGCGGAGTTTGAAGATTTGCTGGATGAAATGCTTGATGAAAGAGAGGATCTTAGTGTGTTGTGCGGAACCGCCATGAGAGGAAAAGACCgagtaaagaaaatgaaagagaaagtg GATGTTCTAAATCTTCTGCTGGAGTACATAGAACTCAGAGGCCTCCGCGTCGTGGATTTTTTCCGACAGCTCgacaaaaacaatagtaaaaAAGTCTCCAAAGCAGAATTCATCAGCGGTGTTAAAAAAATGGGCATTCCAATGACACGAAAGCAACTCAAAAAACTGATCAGAATTCTGGACACGGACAACGACGGTATGATTGAGTACAGAGAGATGGTCGCCATAAAAAAGGACGAGGTGTTTGACTTCTATCACAAGAAGAAGACTTTCAAAAAAGACGATCCCCTTCTGCAGTCGTTCAAAGAAGCACAAAAGAAATAG